One window of Prionailurus bengalensis isolate Pbe53 chromosome B1, Fcat_Pben_1.1_paternal_pri, whole genome shotgun sequence genomic DNA carries:
- the DEFB135 gene encoding beta-defensin 135, producing the protein MKSLLLVLVVLVLLSCVPPVRSGPNTYVRTAFSTCWGGKGVCRKLCGGNEDYHIFCDVRRLCCVNKKLLDVRVRR; encoded by the exons ATGAAGAGCTTACTCTTGGTCCTTGTGGTCCTTGTCTTGCTCTCCTGTGTTCCACCAG TTAGAAGTGGACCGAATACATATGTAAGAACAGCATTTTCTACGTGCTGGGGAGGAAAAGGTGTTTGCAGGAAATTATGTGGAGGAAATGAAGACTATCACATTTTTTGTGATGTCAGACGTCTGTGCTGCGTTAACAAAAAGCTTTTAGATGTACGGGTTAGAAGATAA